Below is a window of Armatimonadota bacterium DNA.
TCTCTGCATCGCTGGTTCTCGCCGCCATGGGGCAAATCGCCTTCGGTCTCGTCCAAGCCGCCACTTTTTCGCCGCCAAAAACAACCAACTCGACCCCGATCACACTCCCCAAAGAACGGCCAGACATCATCTACATCATCCTCGACGGCTACGGCCGGTCCGACGCCCTCAAGCGCGCGATGGGCTTCAACAACGACGCCTTCATCCAAGGGCTCGAATCGCGCGGGTTTTACGTCGCCAAAGACGCCCACTCCAACTACTGCCAAACCGAGTTGTCCGTCTCGTCTTCCCTCAACTTTGACCTCCTGCAGAGTCTGCTCCCCAATCTCAACGACGAAGACAACGACCGCTCACCCCTCGGCGAACTCATTGACCACAATGCCGCCGCCGACTACCTGCACAAACGCGGCTACGTCTTTGCCGCCATCACCAGTAAGTTCCCGCCGATCCAGCTGGACGACGCCGACATCAACATGAAAACGCGCACGGGTTACACGCTGATCGAGTCCGCCCTGCTCCAAATGACGCCGTTCACGTTGTTCCAGGGCAACCTAACGTCGCTATTCGACCAGCGTCGCGCGACGATGCGGAATGAGTTCGAAGCCCTCGAATCGCTGGCGTCCACCAGCGCCAAGCCTCGCTTTGTCGTCATGCATGTCCTCGCCCCCCATCCGCCCTTCGTATTCGATAAGGACGGCAATCCGACGCGCCGCGAGGGGCCGTTCGGCTACTGGGACGGAAGCGATTTCATCGATCACGTCGGCACGCCCGAGGACTACCGCCAAGGCTATATGGGCCAAGCCGAATACGTCGGTAAGCGTCTACTCAAGTCGCTCGATGTCCTCTTTGCTAAACCCGGCCTCAAACCCGTCGTCATCGTCCAGGGCGATCACGGCTCCAAACTCCGCTTAGACCAGAACTCCTACGAACACACCGACGTTGACGAGTGCTTCCCCAACCTCAACGCCTACTTCGTCCCCGACGCGGTCCGCAAGAACCTCTATCCTGGCATCACGCCGGTCAACTCGTTCCGCATCCTTTTCAACGGCCTCTTCGGCGATAACCTGCCCCTCCGCCCCGACCGAAGCTGGTACTCCACCTATCCCAAACCGTACGACTTCATCGAAGTCACCAACCGCCTGTCCAACCACGAGAAGATGCCAACCGTACCCTTGCCGAAGTTTCCACCGCGCCCTCCGGCCGGCGATGACTGATGGGTACAATCAAATTCCGTTTCGGGCTGTTAGCTGAGTGGCAGAGCATCCCGATCCATCGGGAGGGTCGTCGATCTTCCTGGTATCCTAGTTCGCAGGGGCGGTTAGCTCAGTGGTAGAGCACTTCGTTCACACCGAAGGGGTCGTAGGTTCAAGTCCTATACCGCCCACCATTTTCCATTAGAGCATTTGGGGGCACAGGCGTCTCGCCTGTGGAAAGAGGCTGATGCCTTCTCCGAGAATTCATATAAGCAATGGTAGTGGCAAAGACGTCTGCGAAGCTGGGATTTACCAGTAATAGTCACATGTGAATAGTTGAGCCAGTTAGCACTTAATTATTCAAGATTCACATCGTTTGCCCTTTCGCCTGTATCCAACGGACGTATACACTGCTATCGAGTGAAAGCAGAGTTGGCGGTGCCAAATGAATCTTTGCGTTAAGTGCCATCGACCAATGGGCCCCGACGACCTGTTTTGTCGGGCCTGTGGAGCGGACAATCGGGATCCAACTGAGCCAAAACAAAGAATTCCCCTTCACGACCACACTGGCCAACCATTCTGCTCGATTTGCGGTGCTCGTACCGTCGCGAACCCTTGGAGACGCTCCTATTTCGCCATCTTTCTGACGGCTCTGTTTCTGCTGTGGGGCGCCTGGGCTTTACTGCCGATTTCCGGGCACGAAGTGGCGAGAGACGTGTGGACGCTAAGTGCTCCCGGGGGCAGAACTCCCGGTTTGCCGGTACCAGGCTGGCTCATTGCCTCCATCTTTATTGGCGTCGCTTGGTCAAACGCATTTCAAAAGACCGATAGACGGTGAGACTTTCGAAGCGATCTCCGGTTCAAGTCGAAAGCGGAGGGCGAACGAGGGAGTGATCGCTTGCCTGGGACCACTCAACCGACCTCTACGAGCCGAAGTGAAGGGCAAAGTTGAGAGCCTGACCATGGGACTATTGGAGGAACAAAGCGGACCTACCAGCCGCCTTTGCCTTCACCTAATAATGAAAAAGCTGAGAAAACAAAAAGTGTCCGCCGTAATGACAAGGGCGGACACCAATCGAACCCCGAAGACTTAGCCGTTTCCGTTCGCGGCCTTGCTCGATACCTGAACCTTCTTCACCCACAGGTCCGCGCCTTCACCCCACAAGCGACTGTTCGGCAAACTCAGCGAATCGATGAACGATTGTCCATACGGCTCACCAAGAGCAGTATTGAAGTAAAAGTCCGGCACGCTCGAAAGCTGCACGAGGCCAGGTTGGCCGTTCGTTCCACCGTCGAGCAAGGTAAAAGTACCAAAACCAATATCCCTCTGGCGGCAGTCGACGTCCTCTTCGATGCCACCATGATCCAAGAGCATGTACTTCCGATCAATTCGATGCCCGACATGATCAACCCGGAAGACTTCTTTGCCATCAACCATCCATCGCATTCGTCCGGCAGATCGATCGTAGGCAATAGAAAGATGCTGCATCTCGCTCTTCTTACGTGTGGCAACCGGGATCACGTACGTAAAGGCCGCATAGTTGTGGCCGGGCGTGCGACCAAACGGCAATCGCTCATACAGAGCGTAAATCCGCTTATTCGTCATGAAGAAGTCGGAAACCAGAAACGACTCCAAGTCGATGGTATTCATTGCCGGCGCGGCCAGTCGAACGTCGTCATCCGGGTCGGTGACGTTTGCCCCAAACGGATGCTGCTCGTTGCCATAGCTCTCCCCGCCGATCCATGTTTCGAAGGTCAGCTCCTGACCTGGTACCGCGTCGAACCCTGGCACACCTGTCGAAGCCAAATGGTTCGCATAAGCGAGCCACTTAACGTGATCGAAGCCTCCGGGAAGGCTGAACGGATCGGTCTCTTGTCCAACCGACAGTGTAAACGCCGGTAGACCCGTGAGCGGGTTCGTGCCCTTGGCCCGAACGTAAAGCCCTTTGTTGGAGGTGCTTACAATTCCGTCGTCACCCACGAAGGGCCCCGCAGCGAAATAGAACCACTTAGCAGTCGGACTATTAACGCTAAAACCGTCGTTAAAGTCGTCGTACATGATGTTGTAGTTCTTCTGCCCAAAAACGAATGACGCACACCCCAAAAGTGCAGCGATTCCGAGTGTTCTAGAGATTGATTTCATCTTTGACAATCCTCGCCCCCTCAACCTCAACGTTAAGGAGGGAAGCAGGCAAATGAGCCTGCTCGTGTTCCGTTATACACCAGCATAGTGCTATGTGCAAATACTAGGTTTTGCAGTAGTTTGAATTCATCAACTAGTATGATAAGTGGTAAATTAAAGTTATAAAATAGATACCGAGAGAGCCGTAATGTATAATTAAATTGCTTTAAATGTTTCGAGATAGTGTTATTTTTAATCGATGCAACTCTTTCGCATGAAGGTGTAAGATTATCGTTAAATCTTTAGTGCCCGGTGATAATGCCAGGCTAGTATTGTTGCGGATGGGGAATATACTTCGGTTTCTCCATGACTCATCGATCCTTGCGCCTAGCCTTTATTCCTGCATTTGTGACTCTCGCTGGCGTTGCCCACGCGTGGATTTACACCGACAACTACGAAGACTCAAGCCAGTTCGGCGTGAAGTTTCTGACCGGTGGAACCGTAACAACCTCGGCTAGAACGGAGAGCGGCAATCGCTTTCTTCAAGTGACTTCTCATGGTGCATCGAACACAGGCGGACCGGCCAGCATGATGGTCGGAATCTATCGTACGATCCCCTTCGTCAGTCAGTGGCCCTACTACGATCCGTCCAGCCAGGGTTCATTCGCCAACATACAGGTCGAACTTGATGGGCGCTACATTTCGTCAGTGGGCGACATCACTGCCAACCTGGGAATTCTCTTAATTCAAGGATCGCAAACATTCTATGCTTCGACGCCCGTTGCAATCACCTCGGCGAACTGGCAGCACTTCTCAACCGGTCCGATATCAGTAGGCTCCCTTCTCTCGCGCCAATCTGGAAATATTGATCTGTCGCCGACCGGAGCTCCAATCCTTGTCTGCGTTGGCCTTGACGCTCGCACTGGCGATTCGCTGTCGACAAACCAAGTAACTTTCGATATCGACAACCCCACGATTCAAACCGATGTCGTCCCCGAGCCCTCTGCATTCCTGGCGGTGCTTGGAGGATTGTCCGTTCTTGGCCGCCGTCGAAAGATCAGTCGAATAGGTTAGAGCTACTGCCCTTATTGCCTGGCAATGTCTAGCAAAAAGCATTCGGGCCAATATTTGCCGAACATCGCCGGTGTAGATCAGTCATTGCGATCACCGAATGACGACGAGCGAGCCCCTGCCTACAATGGTCTTCCTCCGGCGATGGGAGACAATCGGCTTGCGCCGTCTCATATATGGATCGTGGCGAACTCTGACCTTGCCGCTCGCAATCGTGCTCATGACGCCAGGCGCTCTCGGCCCGTCTATCAGCCAAATGACTGCGATTGCTGCGTTAGCCCCCTCTTTTGCTCTGGTCGCTCTCCTGTTCGCGCCGCAAGGGCCCCATGCTGTGATCGTTGACGGACCCGTCCTTGGCCTCTACACTGGCAAAACGGTTCCAGATATATACGACCTGCGAGCCTTGGCGGCCATCGAAAGAAGGCTGGAAAGGGGAGACTGGATTCGCAAGCAAGTTCGCTTCTTTCTCATCTTCCAAGACGGTCGACGGATCGCGATCGGTCATGAGTATGAAAGGTACTATAGTCTGGTCCTTACCATACAGCGGGAATTCCTGTATACTTAAGTTTGAGAAGATTTTCCAATTATGAATCCGCGGTTCGAAGGGCAAGTCGCCAGCCTGAGGCTGAACGCCGAGCAAATTCATACTCTCATCTCTTCGCCTTGCAGCGAGGTCTTTGACGCGCTGAGCGCAATTGAGCCCCGCTCGGCCCGTGAAGTCGCAAGTGACATTGACCGTAGTCCCGCTAGCGTAGGCGAACAACTTGCCAAACTCCTCGACGTGAAGCTCATTATTCCGGCTGGCACCCGCAAGCGTCGATCCCGAACGGAGGCCCTCTACGTTCATGCCGGCATGGCTACTCAGCTCTTTCTCAATGACCTGACGTCGGACGGCATTGAGCAATACAAGCTTCGATTCAAGAGTCAAATGCGCCAAGCCGAACGACAGCACGATGCCGTTTACGGAGCCGTGGCGAACGATCCTTCGTACACGGACTTTCTCATCTACAAGTACCACACCCTCTTCGTGGATCGCGAGCGAGCCCTCCGCCTCAAATTGGCCATCGCCGAACTTCAAAGCCTCATCCTGGAACTCTCAGAAACCAACGCCGATGCTCGTGAAGATGGCGAGTTTGTCCGAGTCCAATTCACGGTCATGTCTCTGCCGACTCAGCAGGAGAGCAAACGTAGGACGTAATCCCTAGAATCATTATATAATAGGAAAATACATATAGTCCGAGTATAATGTTCCACTAAAGCTATGAAAGTGGTAACAACATATTCGTCGCGAGCCTTGGCTATTGGGGCCGCAATTGCATTGGGATCGATCTCCTCGGCCAATCAGGAATACGAGGTCGTCAACATTGGAAACTTGTCCGGCGCCGACTTCGGGCACGCCTCGGCCATCAACAACAGTAACGTGATCGTCGGTTGGTCATCGACTGGCGGAGTCAAAGATGGTTTTCAGTGGTCAGAGCAGTACGGCATGATCGACATGAACATGTGGGGTTTCGACTCGTGCGTCATGAACGATATCAACGACAACGGACGAATGGTCGGAAGCTTCACCAAGGATGGGGTGACGAAGGGCTACATCCATGTGATGCCCTTCCCCGGCTTCAACTACATTTACTACAACGAACCGGTGGGCAACGACACCGACAGCCAAACTTTTGGCCTCAACAACTTCGAGCACATGGTCGGCAACACCGGCATCTCGCCGACCGATCGCCGCGCCGCGGGGTGGACCATCAATTTCGGAGGCTTCACCATTCCGGGCTATGGGCCGCAAGAGGCTTCGCAACTCTACTGCATCAACGATGCGGACACGATGGGTGGCTATGCCAAAGTGAACGGCACTCAGCGCGCGACCTTATTTTTCAACGACCAAACGCTGCTTGATCTGCACGGCGCTTTGCCGGGCGCAAACGCCAGCACGGTTTCCAATCTGAACGACCAAGGCTGGGCAACCGGAATCTATCACAATGCCAATAACGTGACGTGGTCGTTCCTCTACAACCCGGAACTAGGCGTTCAAACCTTCGAAAACCTCGCCGGTTGGGACTCCATGAGCTTCCATGAAGTCTCGGGTAACGGAGTGATCGTGGGGACAGGCTTTGGCGGTCGAAACGGAGATCGTGCCACTCGATGGACCCAGGAAACTGGTCTCCTCGACCTCAATTCCTTGATCTCGGCCAATACCGGCTGGGTGCTCCAAGACGCGACCGACGTCAACGAGAACGGATACATCATCGGCACCGGAACCTACAACGGGGTCCAAAGCAACTTCTTGCTGAAGCCCGTCCCCGAACCCGCTGGTATCCTCGCCCTCGGCCTTGGATGCCTCGCCCTCCTTCGCCGTCGAAAGAGCTGAACCGTAGCCATCGCATGATTGATTCTCCCTCGCTGGCCGAGGGAAGAGTCCGCAAGAGGTCTAGCTCTAGAGGCAAGACCGACGTGGATGTGAACAAAATGAACAGGTGGGAGTGGATTGTATCAACCTTGAGGTGCGAGCCAATGTGGCACTGGTAAAGACATCTGCGCGTCCGCCGAAGTCCGACGACGAAGGAGGGCGAAGTTGGGTTGACCGGTACTGATAGTGTTAGGGGATAGGCCTCTCCCGCGTGCAAAGCGACCAAAAGAGACGAGCCTTCCGAAACAAGCTGACTACTCCCCAAGTGATACAATGGCTCTATGAACGCTCCGGGAGGAGAAGGGAAATGCTGATCGCAACGATGGCGTTCATCGTTGGCGTAGATTGGGGAGCAAAACCTCTGTCTTTTCCGGCCGACGCGAGTCGCATTCAGTTTGACGTTTATCTGCCAAAGGCCAGCGAAGGTTGCCAAATCGAAAGGACTAGCATCGTTTGGATTCCCACATTAGCGGACTTTCCGGCCCGTCAGCCGAGGCAAGCGGTCCTCTTCGAGCTCAAAGCAAAGGGAGGAGCCTCGATCCAACTGCTTGAAACTCCAACCAAAAACAGCCAGTACCGTGAAATTCTCGGCGAAATACTATCCCAGGGATATTTGCGGACCGGGCCTCAGAAAGGTGAAAGCTGGCCAAGCATCGAAAAAGGTGCGACCAGCATCTGCATCTTGACCAAGTCATTTGACTATCCATACCTCTACAAGTGGAGTGAGGGCTTGGTGCTCTTTCAGAAATCCTAGTCCCGTGCTGGATCGCATTCTGAGCAAAAGAGGGGTCCTTCTCGATCTCGACGGAACCCTCGTCGAATACGCAAGAAACTACGCCTCCTTCGCCGCCGATTTGGCCGAGAGGTTTGAAATCTCGGACCCGAAGTCTTTTCTCGAAATCTATCACCAACAAATCGTCCAAGATGGCCGCGTCACATTTCGCGAGAGTATCGAGAGGTCCTTGCAGGTGATCGGGGCGTCAAAGCCGCAGGACTTCGACCACCTGGTTCAAATTTCGGTTGACCAATATGCAGATGGAATCTCGCGCCTGCCTCACACCAGCAAACTCCTCGAACTCCTCGAAGGTCTGCCGAAGGCGATCGTCTCCAATGGACCCAGCGACATGCAGCGCGCCGCCATCGCGTCGGCCAGACTGCATGACGACTTCCAATCCATCCTGATCTCTGGTGATGCCGACGTCGCTGTCCGAAAACCCGCTGCCGAAATCTTTCGCCTTGCATGCCGCCGCCTCGAACTCCCGCCCGGCGAAGTAGTGATGATTGGCGACAACCAACTCGCCGATATCGAAGGCGCCCAAAGCGCGGGAATCGAGGCTCTTCACATCGACGAGATCATCTCCTGCCTCTAAAAAGGTTCGCCGTCGAAACAAACCCAATCTCGAAATAGGTAACCAACCTTTCAGAAGGCAGAAGGCAGAAGGCAGAAGGCAGAAGGCAGAAGGCAGAAGGCAGAAGGCAGAAGGCAGAAGGCAGAAGGCTCCAAATTTGTCACAAACGAAGCTATCCCTTGGCGAACGGATTCACGAGTAAGGGCATCTGGCGAATGGAGCGCAGCGATATCCCGCTCTGCGGGACCGTGCGATTGAGTGCAATCTCTTGAACAAGCCTATTAGCCACGCTCCTCCACTGGGGGAGGTGGCGTCCCGATCACTCAAAACAAACTATCGAAGCATATGATCGGGACGACGGAGGGGAGGACACAAAGCTGCTAGCAACCCCAACATGAGCGAAGGGCCCACCTCTGTTCCCATCATCCGAACGAGCCCCAAACCGGTCATCCCTTGGCAAGAAATACCTGGCGAATGGAGCGCTAGCGACATCCCGCCTTGCGGGACCGTGGGATTGACGACTAAACCGACGAGCCCTATGCCCTCCTATGCCCCCTTCGGCTTCCACAACCCAATCACATTCCCACCCGGATCCGAAATCCACGCAAACGTTCCCATCGGAATCGGCACCGGACCGACGATCAAAGTCCCGCCGAGCTCTTTTGCCTTCTCGATCGACGCTTCGACATCGTCCACCTGCACATAAAACGTCGTGTACTGGTGGGGCTCATGCCCCAGCGAAGTGATCTGTCCCGGAATGCCTTCGCCTGTGTCGATCATCGCCCCCGTAGGTGTCGACGAGAGGTTCCAATCGAAGAGCGAAGAGTAGAACTGGCTGGTGGACTCCGAGTCTCGGCATCCGATTTCGAAAAAGACAACAGGATTTGACATGCCCATATCCTAACCCATTCTTGTTAAGACTTGAAAACGCAGAATAAAAATATCTCGACCAACTAGCCGGAGAAAAGGCACGATCCCTGTGCCAAAACGTGCCGAATTGGCGAAAACCCAATCCAATAAGCAATCTCTCGATAGTCCTTCAAACCCCAAATCACGAGGTCGCCCTGCTTGTCCGGTTCGAGGCTCCCAACCCGATGCCCCCGCTTCAAAGAATAAGCCGCATTGATCGTACACGCCGTCAGCGCTTCCGCCACCGACAGACCCATCTTCGTCACCGCCAAGGACATACAGAACGGAAGCGATGGAGTCGGCGATGATCCCGGATTGAAGTCACTCGCAAGTACGACTGGCAAGCCAATCTCCTTCATGAACGCAAAGTCTGGGTACTTATCCGCGCGGATGCCGTAGACCGAACCGGGCAGGAGAACCGGCATCGTCCGGCTCTGGTCCATACAAGCCAATCCCTCCTTCCCCGAATATTCAAGGTGGTCGGCTGTATCAGCTTGTAGTTGGGTTGCCAGTAAAGCCCCGCCCGAATCCCGCATCTGGTCCACGTGGAGCCGCACCCCAAGCCCCAACGCCTTCGCCGCTTCCGCATATCGCGTCGCATCCTTCTTATCGAAGTACTTGTCCTCGACAAACATATCGACGTACTCGCAATGCTCTCGAATCTTCGGCAACATATCGTGAATCACAAAGTCCAGGTACTCAACGTTGGAACGCGCTTCCGGCGGCACCGCATGAGCCCCCAGGAAGGTGCGAACGACTGTCAAACCACTGGTCGCTAGGTCCTTGGCAACCCGAAGCATCTTCAGTTCGGTCTCTAAATCGAGCCCATAACCGGACTTGATTTCCGCCGTTGTGGTCCCACATCGAACCATCCACTGCGCATGCTTCAAAGACTGCTGGTAAAGATCGCTCTCCGAGGCTTCCCGAGTCTTGCGAACCGTCGAGAGAATTCCGCCTCCCCGGGCCGCGATCTCCTGATAAGACATTCCCGTCGCGCGCTCTTCAAACTCATCCGCGCGATCCCCAGCAAATACGGCATGCGTGTGCGCATCGACCAGCCCCGGCGTGACCACTCCGCCCGCCGCGTCATATTCGTCGTCGGCCGTAAAGGAAGGTGCGTCCGACGACAATCCCGCAAAAACAACCTGTCCCGCTACGATATGGACCTCGCCATCGGAAACGAGTCCGATATCCGACATCTCACCTCCCGCTCGCCCGCGCTGAGAGCCGCGCATCGTCACCAACTGGCCGATATTGCGAACGGCAACGCGGCTCACGAGCTAGCCAGCACTCCCGAAGCAAACTCTAGCAAGCACGCTGCCGCCGCCATACTGGTCGCCGAATTGATGTCGAGTTCAGGATCGAGCTCGACTAGGTCCATCACTAGCACCTTGGGATTCGCACCCGCAACTTGTGCCGCCTGACGAATATGATGTGGAGTCAGACCGCCGGGACGAGACCCCGGACACCCCGGCGCAAAAGCTCGGTCCATCACGTCGAGGTCGAGATCGAAATAGACGGCTTGGCATCGGTCGGCCAGTCGCTCCAATTCGGTCTCGAACAGAATTTCAAAATCCCCAGAATGGCAAAGCTCGGACGACACGGTTCGGATTCCCTGCGAGACCCCAAAACGAGCGTACTCCGGCGAATTCGCAAATGACTGAATCCCAATCTGAACGACATTGCTCCCTAACAACCCGTCCGACAGCAGTCCCCGAACTGGATTGCCGTTCATCGGCCCGTCGTCCAGGTGCCGCAAATCGAGGTGAGCATCGAGAGTAATCAACCCGATCTCCGTCAACGGC
It encodes the following:
- a CDS encoding VOC family protein, encoding MGMSNPVVFFEIGCRDSESTSQFYSSLFDWNLSSTPTGAMIDTGEGIPGQITSLGHEPHQYTTFYVQVDDVEASIEKAKELGGTLIVGPVPIPMGTFAWISDPGGNVIGLWKPKGA
- a CDS encoding PEP-CTERM sorting domain-containing protein (PEP-CTERM proteins occur, often in large numbers, in the proteomes of bacteria that also encode an exosortase, a predicted intramembrane cysteine proteinase. The presence of a PEP-CTERM domain at a protein's C-terminus predicts cleavage within the sorting domain, followed by covalent anchoring to some some component of the (usually Gram-negative) cell surface. Many PEP-CTERM proteins exhibit an unusual sequence composition that includes large numbers of potential glycosylation sites. Expression of one such protein has been shown restore the ability of a bacterium to form floc, a type of biofilm.), with product MTHRSLRLAFIPAFVTLAGVAHAWIYTDNYEDSSQFGVKFLTGGTVTTSARTESGNRFLQVTSHGASNTGGPASMMVGIYRTIPFVSQWPYYDPSSQGSFANIQVELDGRYISSVGDITANLGILLIQGSQTFYASTPVAITSANWQHFSTGPISVGSLLSRQSGNIDLSPTGAPILVCVGLDARTGDSLSTNQVTFDIDNPTIQTDVVPEPSAFLAVLGGLSVLGRRRKISRIG
- a CDS encoding imidazolonepropionase — encoded protein: MSRVAVRNIGQLVTMRGSQRGRAGGEMSDIGLVSDGEVHIVAGQVVFAGLSSDAPSFTADDEYDAAGGVVTPGLVDAHTHAVFAGDRADEFEERATGMSYQEIAARGGGILSTVRKTREASESDLYQQSLKHAQWMVRCGTTTAEIKSGYGLDLETELKMLRVAKDLATSGLTVVRTFLGAHAVPPEARSNVEYLDFVIHDMLPKIREHCEYVDMFVEDKYFDKKDATRYAEAAKALGLGVRLHVDQMRDSGGALLATQLQADTADHLEYSGKEGLACMDQSRTMPVLLPGSVYGIRADKYPDFAFMKEIGLPVVLASDFNPGSSPTPSLPFCMSLAVTKMGLSVAEALTACTINAAYSLKRGHRVGSLEPDKQGDLVIWGLKDYREIAYWIGFSPIRHVLAQGSCLFSG
- a CDS encoding PEP-CTERM sorting domain-containing protein (PEP-CTERM proteins occur, often in large numbers, in the proteomes of bacteria that also encode an exosortase, a predicted intramembrane cysteine proteinase. The presence of a PEP-CTERM domain at a protein's C-terminus predicts cleavage within the sorting domain, followed by covalent anchoring to some some component of the (usually Gram-negative) cell surface. Many PEP-CTERM proteins exhibit an unusual sequence composition that includes large numbers of potential glycosylation sites. Expression of one such protein has been shown restore the ability of a bacterium to form floc, a type of biofilm.) — protein: MKVVTTYSSRALAIGAAIALGSISSANQEYEVVNIGNLSGADFGHASAINNSNVIVGWSSTGGVKDGFQWSEQYGMIDMNMWGFDSCVMNDINDNGRMVGSFTKDGVTKGYIHVMPFPGFNYIYYNEPVGNDTDSQTFGLNNFEHMVGNTGISPTDRRAAGWTINFGGFTIPGYGPQEASQLYCINDADTMGGYAKVNGTQRATLFFNDQTLLDLHGALPGANASTVSNLNDQGWATGIYHNANNVTWSFLYNPELGVQTFENLAGWDSMSFHEVSGNGVIVGTGFGGRNGDRATRWTQETGLLDLNSLISANTGWVLQDATDVNENGYIIGTGTYNGVQSNFLLKPVPEPAGILALGLGCLALLRRRKS
- a CDS encoding HAD-IA family hydrolase, with protein sequence MTIHTSTSGVRAWCSFRNPSPVLDRILSKRGVLLDLDGTLVEYARNYASFAADLAERFEISDPKSFLEIYHQQIVQDGRVTFRESIERSLQVIGASKPQDFDHLVQISVDQYADGISRLPHTSKLLELLEGLPKAIVSNGPSDMQRAAIASARLHDDFQSILISGDADVAVRKPAAEIFRLACRRLELPPGEVVMIGDNQLADIEGAQSAGIEALHIDEIISCL